The following DNA comes from Kaistia sp. 32K.
CGCGGGACGGCGAGGCGCGCTACCGGATGCTGGCGGAGAACGGCACCGATCTCATCACCCGTCACAACAGCGTCGGTGCGCTCGAATATGCGTCGCCCGCCGCGCGGACCATGCTCGGCTGCTCCGCCGCCGATCTCGCCGGGCACGGCCTGTTCGATCGCGTTCATGTCGCCGATCGGCCGGCCTATCTGCACGCGATCTCCGAAACGGACCGCACCGGCGAGCCGCGCACGCTGGAGTTCCGCCTGCGCCGGGCCGATACGGCCTCCGATTTCCTCTGGGTCGACATGCGCTGCCGCCCCGTGATCGATCCCGCGACCGGCGTCCGTACGATCGTCGCGGTGATGCGCGACATCACGGAAGCGCGGACGCAGCAGACCGAGATCGTCGCCGCGCGCTCCTCGGCCGCCGAGGCCAACCAGTCGCAGATCCAGTTCCTCGCCCATGTCAGCCATGAGTTGCGCACGCCGCTCAACGCGATCATCGGCTTCTCGGAAATGCTGGAGCGCGAGCTGTTCGGCAAGTTCGAGATGGCCCGCCATCGCGACTATATCCGGCTGATCCATTCCTCCGGCGAACACCTGCTGCAGGTCGTCAACAGCGTGCTCGACATGTCCAAGATCGAGGCCGGCAAGTTCGAGGTCGTGGCAGCGCCGTTCCCGGTTGCGCCGCTGGTCGATTGCGTGCTCGACATCATGTCGCAACAGATCACGGGCCGCGGGCTCAAGCTCGTTCGCCGTATTGATCGCGACCTGCCGGACGTCGTCGCCGACCGGCGCGCCTGCCGTCAGATCCTGCTCAACCTGCTGTCGAACGCGGCGAAATTCACCGAGGCCGGCGGCACGGTGTCCGTCACGGCGCGGCTGGAGAGCGGCGATCTCGTGCTCGAAGTCGCCGACACCGGCGTCGGCATCGCCGCCAGCGACCTGCCGCGCATCGGCACGCCCTTCGTCCAGGCGGACGCCCGCCACGAGCGCCGCGCCGAGGGAACCGGACTGGGCATTTCGGTGGTGAAGGGGCTGGTCGAGCTGCAGGGCGGTACGTTCACGCTCGCAAGCGAGGCGGGCCGCGGCACCACGGCGACCGTGCGTCTCCCCCTTCGCAACCACCGACCCGCCCTTGTCGGTGGGGCCGGGCCTGTCCTCGAGGAGAGGGAGCGCCGGCGTGCGTGAGGCCCCGACCCGGCGCAAGCGGCCGGCCGCCCGCTCCAGGAAGCCCGTCAAGGACAGCGAGGGGCTGCTCAGCCGCTTGGCCGACAAGGTGATCGAGAACCCGCTTCAGTCAGGCGGGCTTGTGGTCATCCTGATCGTCGGTTCCGTGATCGTCTCCAACGCCGCGTTCCTGCAGACGAAGCGCCATCCAGATCCGCTCTTCGTGACGCGGGGCGGGGCCGCGCAAGGTCAATCCGATACGGCGTCGGCCGATGGGGAGCCGGCCTCCGTGCCGCTGCCGAAGAGCCGGACGCAGGTGGCGCTGCCGCACACGCAGCCGCAGCCGACCCCCGTCTCCACCAGCACGGTGGCATCCGCAACGCCCAGCAACCTGATCGCGGATACGCAGCAGGCTCTGGCTGCCGCCAAGCTCTATACCGGCGCCGTCGACGGCGTCATGGGCCCGCAGACCAAGGCGGCGATCTCCGCCTTCGAGAAGAAGATCGGCCTGATCCCGACCGGCCAGCCGAGCGCCCGGCTGCTCGGCCAGATCCGCAAGGGCCAGCCGCGCGCCGAGGTTGCCGAACCGGCCTCCACCGGTTCGATCGAGGATCCCGCGACGCGTGCTCGGATCAAGAAGGTGCAGGTCGCCTTGAACCAGATCGGCTACGGGCCGGTTGATGTCGATGGGCGGGGCGGCGGCAAGACGGCGAATGCCATTCGCCGTTTCGAGCTCGACAACGGCCTGCCGATGACCGGAGCCGCGGGAGACGCGGTGATCGCCAAGCTGGTCCTGATCGGCGCGATGGGCACGCTTTGACAGCCAGGAGGCGTCGATGCGCCTGACATCCGGCCTCTGGGTCGCGGCCTATGTGCGGCGCGCTTTCGTCGAGGGTGCGTTCGCGGCGGTCGTGCGGCGCGGCTCCGAGGAGGCGGGCGCCATCTTCGTCGTCGTCGACTGGCTCGACGGTACGGTCGATCTCTACGGGCCGGCCCCGCAGACGGCCTTTGACGACAGCAAGCCGACTGACCGGCTGTTTTCCCATATCGGCAAGCGGATCGATCGACTGGCCCTGCAGGCGCGGATCGCGTCCGAGATGCGGTTCGATCCGGACGTCTGGGTGGTCGAGATCGAGGACCGCGCCGGCCGCGCTTTCCTCGACATCGCCTTAGGCTGAATTCAGCCCATCGTACCCGTCAGAACCGGTTTCGCCTGATCCGGCTTGGCATGGTCTGCCGCGTGTCCGGTCGCGGGCTGGCGCGTTTCCTTGCGCGGCGCATCGGCGAAATGGGGCTGGTGCGACGGGCTGGCAGCCGTGCCGTCGTTCCGCCACTCGGCAACCAGGCGATCGGCAACCGGCTTCTCCAGGCCACCGAGCAGGCCGGTGAGCCGGAAGAACGTCTCGACCGCCGAACTGATCACCGGATTGGCGAGCAGCAGCACCTGCTGCGCCTCGGCATCGGTGAGGCCGATCGCCCTGAGGAGCACCACC
Coding sequences within:
- a CDS encoding PAS domain-containing protein gives rise to the protein MTVSFEPLRRVIDGLVHGSASEDSLVASRHRAFIAAHLAVGLGVLLLFPIWLALSGAPSFGSAVAFAFLAAPLPIAAFLSRTGRYEAAHLLSALALAGLVVLGGALTGGLQSPALILLAIVPAEAALSGARRITLASIGMAAVALAALATASLAGWLPSESGASAGFVPILIIAALLYGAGLALRIEQVYREADLAARDGEARYRMLAENGTDLITRHNSVGALEYASPAARTMLGCSAADLAGHGLFDRVHVADRPAYLHAISETDRTGEPRTLEFRLRRADTASDFLWVDMRCRPVIDPATGVRTIVAVMRDITEARTQQTEIVAARSSAAEANQSQIQFLAHVSHELRTPLNAIIGFSEMLERELFGKFEMARHRDYIRLIHSSGEHLLQVVNSVLDMSKIEAGKFEVVAAPFPVAPLVDCVLDIMSQQITGRGLKLVRRIDRDLPDVVADRRACRQILLNLLSNAAKFTEAGGTVSVTARLESGDLVLEVADTGVGIAASDLPRIGTPFVQADARHERRAEGTGLGISVVKGLVELQGGTFTLASEAGRGTTATVRLPLRNHRPALVGGAGPVLEERERRRA
- a CDS encoding DUF1491 family protein yields the protein MRLTSGLWVAAYVRRAFVEGAFAAVVRRGSEEAGAIFVVVDWLDGTVDLYGPAPQTAFDDSKPTDRLFSHIGKRIDRLALQARIASEMRFDPDVWVVEIEDRAGRAFLDIALG
- a CDS encoding peptidoglycan-binding protein, which produces MREAPTRRKRPAARSRKPVKDSEGLLSRLADKVIENPLQSGGLVVILIVGSVIVSNAAFLQTKRHPDPLFVTRGGAAQGQSDTASADGEPASVPLPKSRTQVALPHTQPQPTPVSTSTVASATPSNLIADTQQALAAAKLYTGAVDGVMGPQTKAAISAFEKKIGLIPTGQPSARLLGQIRKGQPRAEVAEPASTGSIEDPATRARIKKVQVALNQIGYGPVDVDGRGGGKTANAIRRFELDNGLPMTGAAGDAVIAKLVLIGAMGTL